Sequence from the Helianthus annuus cultivar XRQ/B chromosome 13, HanXRQr2.0-SUNRISE, whole genome shotgun sequence genome:
tgaatatagggagttcatgaCTCCATCACATTATGAAAGCCTCACCGATATAATCAATGCGGCGCGGGAACGTGAGATTGAACTAAAAAGACAACTTGAAAGAGGTGAGAGAAGGGCCTTGGATGAAAACCCGAGTCCCGCAAAGAAGCCAAAGGTAGCTGAATCTTCGAAGAAAGGAAATGCAAAAGGAGGTTCTCCGAGTTGCAAAACATGTGGACGCACTCATAAAGGTGAATGTTACTTCAAGAACAAACCTTGCGTTGCATGTGGCAAGATAGGGCATGGGGTTGCAAATTGCCCAGATAAAGAAACGGTGTGCTATAAATGTTACCAACCGGGTCATAAAAAGTCAGAATGTCCGGAATTGATGGGAAAGAAAGAGAGTGCCGACTCTAGGGATGAAACCCCAAAAGCTAAGGCAAGGTCGTTCCAAATCACTGCTGCTGAAGCAAAAATGGAACCCGACGTGGTtacaggtatatttactgtaaattCGATCCTTGCACGTgttttatttgatacgggtgcgaataagtcTTTTGTTTCACATAGATTCATTGAAAACCCCTTGTTTAcattaacaaaattacctatgccaatggaagtagaagtaggtaataacaaaagttttattgtttgtgatgtatgtcgGGAATGCAAATTGAATATCGATGGCGAGGAATACTCCATTGATTTAATACCCATGTCCATGGGTGAATTTCAAGTGGTCgtcggaatggattggctatcccgctaCCATGCTAAGGTGATATGCTTACGTAAGGAGATACACCTAACGTCTCCGAGCGGAAGGCGTGTCATCATCTATGGGGAGAAGGCTTGTAATCCCATGATATGCTCGATGGTAGAAGCCCGCAAGTTTATACTACACGGGTGTAAGGCATATTTAACTTACGTACGTGATGTGGAAAAAGAAACGCCAAGGATTGAAGACGTACCTGTGGTGCATGAATTCGAAGACGTCTTTCCCGAGGATCTTCCGAGAATGCCACCAGAGCGCGAAATAGAGTTCGGGATTGAACTGACTCCGGGTGCTAAACCAGTTGCTAAGGCACCTAATAGATTGGCACCGTCGGAACTGCAAGAATTAATGTCCCAGTTACAAGATTTACTTGAAAAGGGATTCCTCCGGCCTAGCGTGTCTCCTTAGGGAGCCCTAgtgctatttgtaaagaagaaggacgggagcatgcggatgtgtattgattaccgggagttaaataaactcacggtaaagaatcgatacccactcccgagaatcgacgacttgttcgatcaattacaaggcgctagctGGTTTTCAAAAATCAATTTGAGATCAGGTTACCACCAGTTAAGGGTAAAGGAAAACGATGTACCAAAAACGGCATTCCGAACACGATACGAACATTTTGAATTCCTCATGAtgtctttcggattaacgaatgcgcccgcggctttcatggaccacatgaaccgggtttgcaagccgatGCTCGATAGATCGGTGattgtctttatagacgacatcctcgtTTATTCAAGAAACGAGGCGGAGCACGCTAACCATTTACGAGAAGTATTGGAGGTGTTAAGGCGGGAAAGAttatatgctaaattctcaaaatgcgccttctggttacgagaggtgcaattcttAGGGCACGTCATAAGTGCCGAGGGAATATTGGTGGATCCGTCGAAGGTGGAagcggtgtcaaaatggaaccctccaaagaatccatccgaaattagaagtttcttggggttggcaggttactatcggag
This genomic interval carries:
- the LOC110901118 gene encoding uncharacterized protein LOC110901118, producing MSGGASDNVLSLTTDELKEKIAEEVGKAIEVSLPRFIERMQNTLLSTMEEKIGELREDLTNDRGEAKEKKGCSYNKFMACKPPIFNVEVDPIACQRWISDIEGVFERTHCDESDFVAYGTGQLRGQAKDWWDNLRNERGVEAIRAMTWEDFKTPFLKHHSPKAVIHKIKEEFMQLRQKGETVDKITGMFMDKLKFCDDLVKTEEQKIYYYHTMLRAEYREFMTPSHYESLTDIINAAREREIELKRQLERGERRALDENPSPAKKPKVAESSKKGNAKGGSPSCKTCGRTHKGECYFKNKPCVACGKIGHGVANCPDKETVCYKCYQPGHKKSECPELMGKKESADSRDETPKAKARSFQITAAEAKMEPDVVTVVVGMDWLSRYHAKVICLRKEIHLTSPSGRRVIIYGEKACNPMICSMVEARKFILHGCKAYLTYVRDVEKETPRIEDVPVVHEFEDVFPEDLPRMPPEREIEFGIELTPGAKPVAKAPNRLAPSELQELMSQLQDLLEKGFLRPSVSP